A window from Megalobrama amblycephala isolate DHTTF-2021 linkage group LG9, ASM1881202v1, whole genome shotgun sequence encodes these proteins:
- the LOC125275566 gene encoding protocadherin alpha-3-like, which translates to MFISKQGHFILCFSFALTCHLLETVTGQISYSVSEEVKQGTTVGNIAKDINLSVKDLQSRGFRIVSGSKKQYFSVNTETGALQVSERIDREELCAGAISCSVNLEAVVNSPLQLYRVRINILDINDNSPVFPMGSVVINVSESTAPGVRFPLESAHDADIGVNSVKNYKFTANDYFTLDVQTHSDKTISAELVLQKALDREKTPRLEFTVTAVDGGSPARTGTVMIEVNVLDTNDNAPVFSKSLYKVSIAEHAPIGTTVTRLQARDLDEGLNAEIVYSFISRTPQNILEKFDIDAQSGDVKIKGDVDYEENTAFEIRVQATDKGPVTMSGHTKLLIEVLDINDNPPDVTVTSLLSPVEENAGKGTVIALMTVSDPDSGKNGAVRVRLLGSSPFKLQSSFQNYYSLVLDGVLDRENVTEYNITVIAEDEGSPPMSRAKAIQVQVSDVNDNAPRFPSSVVYAYLRENSKVGSIISTITASDADIMDNAHLTYSLLQSSVNGTPVSALLRVNSLTGEIESMQSFNFEEMKTFEFKVQATDSGVPPLSSNVTVNVFILDENDNSPGILAPYSELGSVNTENIPYSAEAGYFVAKIRAVDADSGYNALLSYHISEPKGNNLFRIGSSSGEIRTKRRMSDNDLKTHPLVILVCDNGEPSLSATVSIDVVVVESAGDVKTPFRHAPIKEESFSDLNLYLLIAIVCVSVIFLLSLISLIAVKCHRTDGSLGRYSAPMITTHPDGSWSYSKSTQQYDVCFSSDTLKSDVVVFPAQFPPADAELISINGGDTFTRTQTLPNKEKVRKYRILIYNYILFFCFFFFSFCKMTGISSVFSY; encoded by the coding sequence ATGTTTATATCTAAGCAGGGGCATTTCATATTGTGCTTTTCATTTGCTTTGACCTGTCATCTCTTGGAGACTGTAACCGGACAGATCTCATACAGTGTGTCGGAGGAGGTGAAACAGGGAACCACAGTTGGTAATATAGCTAAAGACATTAACCTTTCAGTAAAAGATCTGCAATCAAGGGGTTTCCGTATCGTGTCAGGCTCTAAAAAGCAATATTTCAGTGTGAATACAGAGACGGGCGCTTTGCAGGTGAGCGAAAGGATTGATCGCGAGGAGCTTTGCGCAGGCGCAATCTCATGCTCCGTCAATCTGGAAGCTGTGGTGAACAGTCCACTGCAACTCTACCGGGTAAGAATAAACATTCTCGATATTAATGACAACTCTCCAGTGTTTCCTATGGGCTCCGTAGTGATTAATGTTAGTGAAAGCACCGCGCCCGGTGTGCGCTTTCCACTGGAGAGCGCGCATGACGCAGACATTGGAGTGAATTCAGTAAAAAACTATAAGTTTACCGCTAATGATTACTTCACCTTAGATGTACAAACTCATAGTGATAAGACGATCTCTGCTGAATTAGTGCTTCAGAAGGCTTTAGACAGAGAGAAGACTCCGCGGCTCGAGTTCACAGTGACTGCGGTTGATGGCGGATCGCCTGCCAGAACAGGAACCGTGATGATCGAAGTTAATGTGTTAGATACCAATGATAACGCTCCAGTTTTCAGTAAGTCATTATATAAAGTCTCCATAGCCGAGCACGCGCCAATTGGCACCACAGTAACCAGACTACAAGCTCGAGATTTGGATGAAGGGTTGAATGCGGAGATAGTTTACTCCTTTATCAGTCGAACACCCCAAAATATTCTAGAAAAGTTTGATATTGACGCGCAAAGTGGAGATGTTAAAATTAAAGGTGATGTTGATTATGAGGAGAACACCGCTTTTGAGATCAGAGTTCAAGCTACTGATAAAGGTCCAGTGACTATGTCAGGCCACACCAAGCTTTTAATAGAGGTTCTTGACATTAATGATAACCCCCCAGATGTGACTGTAACATCACTTCTTAGCCCGGTAGAGGAAAACGCGGGGAAAGGAACGGTAATTGCCTTAATGACCGTATCAGATCCAGACTCGGGTAAAAACGGAGCAGTGCGCGTTCGCCTTTTAGGGTCCAGTCCGTTTAAATTACAGTCGTCCTTTCAGAACTACTATTCGTTAGTTTTAGATGGCGTACTAGATCGGGAAAACGTGACGGAGTATAACATCACAGTGATTGCTGAAGACGAAGGGTCACCGCCAATGTCCAGAGCTAAAGCAATACAAGTGCAGGTCTCTGATGTGAATGACAATGCACCTCGCTTCCCAAGCTCTGTAGTGTATGCGTATCTGCGGGAAAACAGCAAAGTGGGATCCATTATATCCACAATAACTGCCTCTGATGCTGATATCATGGACAATGCGCATTTAACATACTCTTTACTGCAAAGCTCTGTCAATGGTACACCTGTTTCAGCGCTCCTCAGAGTCAACTCACTGACAGGAGAGATCGAGAGCATGCAGTCGTTTAACTTTGAGGAGATGAAGACGTTTGAGTTTAAAGTTCAGGCCACAGACTCTGGTGTTCCTCCTCTCAGCAGTAACGtgactgtaaatgtttttatccTGGATGAGAATGACAACAGTCCCGGGATCCTCGCGCCCTATTCCGAGCTCGGTTCCGTTAACACGGAGAACATTCCGTATTCTGCTGAGGCGGGCTACTTTGTGGCCAAGATCAGGGCTGTAGATGCAGATTCTGGTTACAACGCGCTGCTGTCTTACCACATCTCTGAACCCAAAGGAAACAATCTGTTCCGAATCGGAAGCAGCAGCGGGGAGATCAGGACTAAGAGGAGAATGAGTGACAATGACCTGAAAACTCACCCGTTGGTCATTTTGGTGTGTGATAACGGAGAGCCCTCACTGTCAGCGACTGTGTCTATTGATGTTGTGGTTGTTGAAAGCGCAGGTGACGTCAAGACTCCATTCAGACACGCGCCGATAAAGGAGGAGAGTTTCTCGGATTTAAATCTGTATTTGCTGATCgccattgtgtgtgtgtccgtCATCTTTTTACTGAGCCTCATCAGTTTGATAGCTGTGAAATGCCACAGGACAGACGGCAGTTTGGGCAGGTACAGCGCCCCGATGATCACCACACACCCTGACGGGAGCTGGTCTTACTCCAAATCTACTCAGCAGTATGACGTGTGTTTTAGCTCGGACACTCTGAAGAGTGACGTAGTGGTTTTCCCTGCGCAATTTCCTCCTGCAGATGCAGAACTGATCAGTATTAATGGAGGAGACACTTTTACCAGAACACAAACACTTCCTAATAAAGAAAAGGTAAGAAAATATAGGATTTTAATCtacaattacattttgtttttttgttttttctttttttctttttgtaaaatGACTGGTATTTCTAGTGTTTTCTCTTATTGA